The DNA sequence GCGAATGCTTCAAGCCGGTTCTCAATGCTTTCCACTGTGATTGATTTAAATACTGAGGACCGAAAACCAGCAGCAGAGGCTTGCCGTCAACCTGTAGATAAGCGTCATCGCCAAACCAGTGCTCGTCCAGCCAGCCCATCACGGATTTCCCCTGAGCCATCACCTGAGAGGCCGGAATCTGTTTTCCCTCTACCAGATGTTTGAGTGTCTGGTCTTCGTAACAGATCGCGAACTTCAATCCGGCCCGTTTCACAAATTTGACCAGGTGCTGCGTGTTACGGTGCACAATTCCATAATCGCGAAAATCCGTGATCCCGTACCAGTCGATGATCACCCCCTCAATCCCCGCCAGCTTCATGAGCAAGACCTGACACTCCAGCACATCGGGATCATTCGAGTCATACAGCCCGATCACAGGGGGATCATGCGTGGCCGCTTCTCTGATCCCTTTTCCAGCCCGCTTGTCCGGATTGAAATGCCCCATCGTCCAGTGCCAGCCCCATTGTCCGCTGACCGGCTTTGACGCATACCAGGGCATGTAATGCACGAAGACCGGTTGCTCAGCTTGTACAGAGATCTGAGACAGCAGAAACACCAAAAGCATGCTGCCCGCAGACAGCATGCTTTTGACTCGAAATGGAAATCTGAAACGCAGCCAGTTCACAATTATTTTAATCCTACAGAATATAAGTGCTTGCGGGTCCGAATAAACAACCGCCCGTCAGCGATCGCCGGTGTCCCCAGAATCGAATCCCCCATGTCATTCTTGGCGATGATCTTCTGCTCGGGACCGTCTTCCAGCACGACAATCTTCCCGTTCTCGCCAGCGACATAAATCTTTCCGTCGCCATAAATCGGAGAGGCGAAGTATTCGCATTCGTTCTGAATCCGTTTCGGTCCCCAGACCTTCTTGCCTTTGTCGATTTCATAACAGGTTGAAATTCCGCCCCCTTTGACCAGGAACATCCGGTTCTCTGTCACCAGCGGCGAGACGATATGGTCAGTGTACTTGGTCTTATGCTTCCAGAGCAGATGTGATTTCGTTACGTCGCCGCGTCCGCCCCCTTTGACGGCCAGCACGAACTCCTGGGCCGGCTCTTCACCAAACTTGGCACCCGCTTCATTTCCGGGAGGCAGAAACGCGATGTCCAGTTCTTCCCCTTCCAGTGCGCCGTCTTTATTCAGATCGCCCCGGTCGAAGGTCTTCTTGTAAAACGCTTCAGGGACTTTGGTTTTACCGACGAATGCCTGGATCTCTTCCTTGGTTACCTTACCATCGCTGTTACCGGTCTCCCAGCGGTCGATCGAAGCCAGCCACTGATTGGCAATCCCGCCACTCTGCAGCGAGACATAGATGATCCCGTCCCGGCTGACCGGCGTGGTTTTGATATTTCGCAGCAGGGTACGTGCACTCCAGAGCCGCTTCCCGGTCTTCGGATCGTAGCCGATCAGCTTCCCGGTTCCCGCGACAACGATTTCATCTCCTTTATCCGTTTCACAGATCACCGGATGCGAATAGTTCACCGCCTGGTCGCTGCGATCATCTTTCCAGACGATTTTCCCGGTCTTTTTATCGAAGGCATAAAATGCCGGCGCCAGGTCGTCGTCCTGACAGAACAGCACCAGATCCTTATACAGAGTCGGGGACATCCCCGCGCCCCATTTGAAAACGAAGTAGGGAATCGGCAGCTCCTGTTTCCAGACATCCGCCCCCGTCTCCGCATCGACGGCCAGCATCCCCAGTGTGCTGAAGTAGAAGTAAACCCGCTCGTCATCCGCAGCCGGGGTCGTGGCGGCAAAGCTGTTCGTTTTGTGAATCTCTAAAAGCTCACCCGTATCCCAGGTCCGCTCCCACAGTTTCTTACCGGTCTCGGCGTCAAAGGCATACAGGCCGACCTTCTCCTTGTCGACCATTCCCGATGTAAATACGCGTCCGCCCGCAACCACCGGGCAGCCGATGCCGTCGCCCAGTTCTGCAGACCAGATCACATTTTTCTGATCGTCGAACTCAGCCGGCAGTTTATGTTTCTCAGTGGAAACCCCAGAGCAGTTCGGGCCGCGGAACTGGGGCCAGTCCTCCGCCTGTGCGGGACGCATCCCGTTGAACCCGGTGAAACATAAAACCTGTAAAGCCAGCAACAAACACTGATTCCGTAACGAAAGCATTCCCTGAATCTCCTGCGATCTGAAAGAGAGATAACGTAGCGCGATAAACTCGACTCTTCAATACCTGATTATCTGTTATCCAATGTAACTGCATGTCACCACAAAACCTACAACAGAAATCAACTTTTTTCAGACCCGGAAAAACACATAAAAAACCTCACATATCATAGAGACAGCCTGTCGATGAATTGTTAGAATATCGCGACAGAAGTTTCCGGCCGCCTCGCCGAGGCTTCTCACTGCTGGCACGAGCAGGAATCGAATTCACGTAACAGACTGAATGGAACGAAAGGTTCACCCCATGTTCTCGATTCTGAATCAGCCCCAGCGCGCCGCGGGAAAGATGTCCCGTCGCGATGTTCTCACCACCGGCGGAGCAGGGCTCCTCGGTCTCTCGCTCCCGAAAATGCTGCAGGCGGAACAGCAGCAGATCGTCAACCCGTTTCAGGGGGGGCGGGCGAAATCTGTCATCTTCCTGTTCCTCTTCGGCGGCCCGAGCCAGCTCGAAACCTTCGACATGAAGCCGGAAGCCCCCAGCGAAATTCGCGGCCCTTTCCAGCCCATCGACTGCCGTACCCCGGGGCTGCTCATCAGCGAACACCTGCCGCGACTGGCGAATGTCTCCGATAAATTCTCCGTCGTCCGCAGCATGACGCACACCTTCAACGATCACAGTGGCGGCGGACATTACATTCAGACGGGGCAACGCTGGCACCTTCCCATCGGCGGTGGTTTCGATGCGACTCCCAAAGACTGGCCTTCGATGGGATCGGTTGTCGAATACCTGACTCAGCACACACCCGGCGGACTCGAACGCGATCTCCCCAACTACACAGTGCTTCCCAATCGACTCGGTCGCCTGCAGGCCGGCGGTCGTTACATCCGCCCCGGCGAATATGCGGGCTGGCTGGGACGCGCCTACAATCCGCTCTCCACCACCGTGGACAGCCGCGACTCCACCGATAATCCCTACTGGCGCGACTGCTCCGATAAAGAACTCAGTTACCAGATTGAAGGGCTCGCCCCTGAAGTTCCCCTGTCGACGATTCAGCGTCGCATCGATCTGCTCAAGCACTTCGATCTGATGAAACGCAACTTCGACAAAGAGGACGCGCAGATCTTCGACCGCTTTCGACAACGGGCGCTCGCCCTTTTGACTTCCGACAACACCCGTAATGCACTCGACATCAAACAGGAACCGGATGCCCTCCGCGATCAGTACGGACGGCACCTGTTCGGTCAATCCTGTCTGATGGCCCGCCGCCTCGTGGAAGCCGGCGTGCGCTTCGTCACCGTGCATTATGACTGTGTCGACGGCTACAGCTGGGACTCGCATCGCAACAGTGACGATGTTAAACAGAACCTGCTGCCGACCTTCGACCAGGGCTGCGCCACACTGCTGGCCGACCTGGAACAGCGGGGCATGCTCGACGAAACTCTCGTCGTCGCCCTGGGTGAAATGGGTCGTACTCCCAAACCAAACAAGAGCTGGGGCCGTGGCCACTGGA is a window from the Gimesia benthica genome containing:
- a CDS encoding glycoside hydrolase family 71/99-like protein gives rise to the protein MFLLSQISVQAEQPVFVHYMPWYASKPVSGQWGWHWTMGHFNPDKRAGKGIREAATHDPPVIGLYDSNDPDVLECQVLLMKLAGIEGVIIDWYGITDFRDYGIVHRNTQHLVKFVKRAGLKFAICYEDQTLKHLVEGKQIPASQVMAQGKSVMGWLDEHWFGDDAYLQVDGKPLLLVFGPQYLNQSQWKALRTGLKHSPLICGLPHLVQPAGLDGLFAWPPVSGGKTVTPEMWRKRLTEYYARAPQETVISVAFPGFHDIYQQAGLHESYGAIDARDGKTLQETLQLAAESKTPLIQVATWNDYGEGTVVEPQAQGGYRNLEIIRSFVGARSPRKVSGTARDLRLPVLWYRLKKQYAGEQTVTAKLDEAAALLLAGDIAPARRILEEFRLDE
- a CDS encoding outer membrane protein assembly factor BamB family protein, whose product is MLSLRNQCLLLALQVLCFTGFNGMRPAQAEDWPQFRGPNCSGVSTEKHKLPAEFDDQKNVIWSAELGDGIGCPVVAGGRVFTSGMVDKEKVGLYAFDAETGKKLWERTWDTGELLEIHKTNSFAATTPAADDERVYFYFSTLGMLAVDAETGADVWKQELPIPYFVFKWGAGMSPTLYKDLVLFCQDDDLAPAFYAFDKKTGKIVWKDDRSDQAVNYSHPVICETDKGDEIVVAGTGKLIGYDPKTGKRLWSARTLLRNIKTTPVSRDGIIYVSLQSGGIANQWLASIDRWETGNSDGKVTKEEIQAFVGKTKVPEAFYKKTFDRGDLNKDGALEGEELDIAFLPPGNEAGAKFGEEPAQEFVLAVKGGGRGDVTKSHLLWKHKTKYTDHIVSPLVTENRMFLVKGGGISTCYEIDKGKKVWGPKRIQNECEYFASPIYGDGKIYVAGENGKIVVLEDGPEQKIIAKNDMGDSILGTPAIADGRLFIRTRKHLYSVGLK
- a CDS encoding DUF1501 domain-containing protein, which translates into the protein MFSILNQPQRAAGKMSRRDVLTTGGAGLLGLSLPKMLQAEQQQIVNPFQGGRAKSVIFLFLFGGPSQLETFDMKPEAPSEIRGPFQPIDCRTPGLLISEHLPRLANVSDKFSVVRSMTHTFNDHSGGGHYIQTGQRWHLPIGGGFDATPKDWPSMGSVVEYLTQHTPGGLERDLPNYTVLPNRLGRLQAGGRYIRPGEYAGWLGRAYNPLSTTVDSRDSTDNPYWRDCSDKELSYQIEGLAPEVPLSTIQRRIDLLKHFDLMKRNFDKEDAQIFDRFRQRALALLTSDNTRNALDIKQEPDALRDQYGRHLFGQSCLMARRLVEAGVRFVTVHYDCVDGYSWDSHRNSDDVKQNLLPTFDQGCATLLADLEQRGMLDETLVVALGEMGRTPKPNKSWGRGHWSQLFPALLAGAGIQGGTTYGSSDRQATKPIEHPTTPEDLAATIYWALGIDPGLMLPDSLERPIPINDGGEPLKQLFG